In Desulfonatronum thiosulfatophilum, a genomic segment contains:
- a CDS encoding cytochrome P460 family protein yields MKAINGYRLAIGLMLAFFLIPALVWATEKSKEMPQAEGKDFLSYITEVNPYHDWELWPGTEKMYEGSEPHGVRLTTYVNEKALKGIEEGMLEEGMPDGSIIVKENYSAEEELINVTTMYKKEGFNPEAGDWFWIVHTADKQVENAGKIEMCISCHRQVEHRDYLFIEAHEQ; encoded by the coding sequence ATGAAAGCGATTAACGGGTACAGGTTGGCAATTGGATTGATGCTGGCTTTTTTCCTGATTCCCGCACTGGTCTGGGCCACGGAAAAATCAAAAGAAATGCCCCAAGCTGAAGGCAAGGACTTTCTATCGTACATCACAGAGGTCAATCCATATCATGATTGGGAGCTGTGGCCGGGTACTGAGAAAATGTATGAAGGTTCTGAACCACATGGTGTTCGGCTTACGACGTACGTCAATGAAAAGGCCCTGAAGGGAATCGAGGAAGGCATGCTGGAAGAAGGCATGCCGGACGGCTCCATTATAGTGAAGGAGAATTATTCCGCTGAAGAAGAGCTTATAAATGTCACCACCATGTACAAAAAGGAAGGGTTCAATCCCGAAGCCGGTGACTGGTTCTGGATTGTCCACACCGCGGACAAGCAAGTCGAGAACGCCGGGAAGATTGAGATGTGCATTAGTTGTCATCGCCAAGTGGAGCACCGGGATTATCTTTTTATCGAGGCTCATGAGCAATGA